One region of Kytococcus sedentarius DSM 20547 genomic DNA includes:
- a CDS encoding PhoX family protein, producing the protein MRNEGRRLLPLLTQPLTGGRQSMTCKYRCADQCAQPTPNTSDNTYFGDVVADGASRRQVLLAGGLGLAAAAAAGTANMPSAGAANVQTEGANVLGFDPIVPTPADVDELRVPDGFEWKAISSWGDPIRAGAPKLDFENQTEAAQLEQVGYNADFVTVVPTGKHTAVLGFNNEYVNPELMWQSAADGEDLTDEQIRITMAAHGLTIVGLKRGNDKQFYRHDLSSPLNRRIHMGTEFTLTGAAAGHDLMKTSADPSGTVVLGTNNNCAGGLTPWGTILSGEENWHGYFAGAGAPAEMAEEIERYGIGDEGRFAWEKVDDRFSLAAEPNETHRFGYIVEVDPTDPTSTPVKHTALGRFKHEGGNTIIADNGKVVVYMGDDERYDYMYKFVSAGTYKEGDKKHNMSLLSEGDLYVAKFTGDGFEDGVCDGTGTWIPLVKDGKSAVEGMSVAEVLIFTRIAADKVGPTKMDRPEDVEPNPVNRKIYAALTNNSKRSPSEIDEANPRAENKHGHIIELTEAGGDHTAEEFTWMLVLIAGDPTDPTTYFAGYDKSRVAPISCPDNVAFDSVGNLWIATDGMPSGLGHCDGLYIMPVEGEDRGKLQQFLSVPAAAECCGPWIGADGTSVFIAVQHPGEADGASPAHPVSVFPYDDYRQPRPAVVEVKRKAGGPIIDTGVASGSAFGNAQARVGSLLG; encoded by the coding sequence ATGCGCAACGAAGGCCGTCGCCTCCTGCCCCTCCTGACCCAGCCCCTCACCGGTGGCCGTCAGTCCATGACCTGCAAGTACCGCTGCGCCGACCAGTGCGCGCAGCCCACGCCGAACACCTCCGACAACACCTACTTCGGCGACGTCGTGGCCGACGGCGCCAGCCGCCGCCAGGTGCTCCTGGCCGGCGGCCTGGGCCTCGCGGCCGCCGCTGCGGCCGGGACCGCCAACATGCCGTCCGCCGGCGCCGCGAACGTGCAGACCGAGGGCGCGAACGTCCTGGGCTTCGACCCGATCGTCCCCACCCCCGCCGACGTGGACGAGCTCCGCGTGCCGGACGGCTTCGAGTGGAAGGCCATCTCCAGCTGGGGTGACCCCATCCGCGCCGGTGCCCCGAAGCTGGACTTCGAGAACCAGACCGAGGCCGCGCAGCTCGAGCAGGTCGGCTACAACGCCGACTTCGTCACCGTGGTCCCCACCGGCAAGCACACCGCCGTCCTGGGCTTCAACAACGAGTACGTGAACCCCGAGCTGATGTGGCAGTCCGCCGCCGACGGCGAGGACCTCACCGACGAGCAGATCCGCATCACGATGGCGGCGCACGGCCTGACCATCGTCGGCCTGAAGCGCGGCAACGACAAGCAGTTCTACCGCCACGACCTGTCCTCCCCGCTGAACCGCCGCATCCACATGGGCACCGAGTTCACCCTCACCGGTGCCGCGGCCGGCCACGACCTCATGAAGACCTCCGCCGACCCGAGCGGCACGGTCGTGCTGGGCACGAACAACAACTGCGCCGGTGGCCTGACCCCCTGGGGCACCATCCTCTCCGGTGAGGAGAACTGGCACGGGTACTTCGCCGGCGCCGGCGCCCCGGCCGAGATGGCCGAGGAGATCGAGCGCTACGGCATCGGCGACGAGGGCCGCTTCGCCTGGGAGAAGGTCGACGACCGCTTCTCGCTGGCCGCCGAGCCGAACGAGACCCACCGCTTCGGCTACATCGTGGAGGTCGACCCCACCGACCCGACCTCGACGCCGGTGAAGCACACCGCCCTGGGCCGCTTCAAGCACGAGGGCGGCAACACGATCATCGCCGACAACGGCAAGGTCGTGGTCTACATGGGCGACGACGAGCGCTACGACTACATGTACAAGTTCGTCTCCGCCGGCACCTACAAGGAGGGCGACAAGAAGCACAACATGTCGCTGCTCTCCGAGGGCGACCTCTACGTCGCCAAGTTCACCGGCGACGGCTTCGAGGACGGCGTCTGCGACGGCACCGGCACCTGGATCCCGCTGGTCAAGGACGGCAAGAGCGCCGTCGAGGGCATGTCCGTGGCCGAGGTGCTCATCTTCACCCGCATCGCCGCCGACAAGGTGGGCCCCACCAAGATGGACCGCCCCGAGGACGTCGAGCCCAACCCGGTCAACCGCAAGATCTACGCCGCGCTGACCAACAACTCCAAGCGCTCGCCCTCCGAGATCGACGAGGCCAACCCGCGCGCCGAGAACAAGCACGGCCACATCATCGAGCTCACCGAGGCCGGTGGCGACCACACGGCCGAGGAGTTCACGTGGATGCTGGTGCTCATCGCCGGTGACCCCACCGACCCCACCACCTACTTCGCCGGCTACGACAAGTCCCGGGTGGCCCCCATCTCCTGCCCGGACAACGTGGCCTTCGACTCGGTGGGCAACCTGTGGATCGCCACCGACGGCATGCCCAGCGGCCTCGGTCACTGCGACGGCCTCTACATCATGCCGGTGGAGGGTGAGGACCGCGGCAAGCTGCAGCAGTTCCTCTCCGTCCCCGCCGCCGCCGAGTGCTGCGGCCCCTGGATCGGCGCTGACGGCACCTCGGTGTTCATCGCCGTCCAGCACCCCGGTGAGGCCGACGGCGCGTCCCCGGCCCACCCGGTCTCGGTCTTCCCCTACGACGACTACCGCCAGCCGCGTCCGGCCGTCGTCGAGGTGAAGCGCAAGGCCGGTGGCCCGATCATCGACACCGGCGTCGCGTCCGGTTCGGCCTTCGGCAACGCCCAGGCCCGCGTGGGTTCGCTCCTCGGCTGA
- a CDS encoding polyprenyl synthetase family protein, which translates to MENARPDAGLSGVASGMQQVDALLAEVVQHDDPFIAEASAYLMQAGGKRFRPQLALLVSGLGDGPTPEVVKAAAAVELVHLASLYHDDVMDDADLRRGVPSANARYGNATSVVVGDMLFGKSSALVAELGPEAVRLQADTFVRLCAGQIRDERPVPAGVDPVDHLLGVLADKTGALIAAAACYGAQFSGCDAATVELMGAFGERLGLVFQLADDLLDVASDAEESGKTPGTDLREGKATLPVLFARRSTDAGSARLRELLAGPVAEEDLSEALGMLRAHPGLQEAREFTLAYARQTESMLEPLGDGEVPDALRQLVHAVADRVA; encoded by the coding sequence GTGGAGAATGCGCGCCCTGACGCGGGCCTGAGCGGCGTCGCGTCCGGCATGCAGCAGGTCGACGCCCTGCTGGCCGAGGTTGTCCAGCACGACGACCCCTTCATCGCCGAGGCGTCGGCCTACCTGATGCAGGCCGGCGGCAAGCGCTTCCGCCCCCAGCTCGCCCTGCTGGTCTCCGGGCTCGGGGACGGCCCCACCCCCGAGGTCGTCAAGGCCGCCGCCGCGGTGGAGCTGGTGCACCTGGCCTCGCTCTACCACGACGACGTCATGGACGACGCCGACCTGCGCCGGGGCGTGCCCAGCGCCAACGCCCGCTACGGCAACGCCACCTCCGTGGTGGTGGGCGACATGCTGTTCGGCAAGTCCTCGGCCCTGGTGGCGGAGCTGGGGCCGGAGGCGGTGCGCCTGCAGGCCGACACCTTCGTGCGCCTGTGCGCGGGGCAGATCCGGGACGAGCGGCCCGTGCCCGCCGGCGTCGACCCGGTGGACCACCTGCTCGGGGTGCTCGCCGACAAGACCGGCGCCCTCATCGCCGCCGCCGCGTGCTACGGGGCGCAGTTCTCCGGCTGCGACGCGGCGACCGTGGAGCTGATGGGCGCGTTCGGGGAGCGCCTGGGGCTGGTCTTCCAGCTGGCCGACGACCTGTTGGACGTCGCCTCCGATGCGGAGGAGTCCGGCAAGACGCCTGGGACCGACCTCCGCGAGGGCAAGGCCACGCTGCCGGTGTTGTTCGCCCGCCGCAGCACCGATGCGGGGAGCGCCCGCCTGCGCGAGCTACTCGCCGGGCCGGTGGCCGAGGAGGACCTGTCCGAGGCCCTGGGCATGCTGCGCGCACACCCGGGCCTGCAGGAGGCCCGCGAGTTCACCCTGGCCTACGCCCGCCAGACCGAGTCGATGCTGGAGCCGCTGGGCGACGGTGAGGTGCCGGACGCGCTGCGGCAGCTCGTGCACGCCGTCGCCGACCGCGTGGCCTGA
- a CDS encoding demethylmenaquinone methyltransferase, which yields MTRASLAKDPSHVSSMFDEVAPRYDCTNDVLSMGQARLWRRAVTRTIAPRPGMRILDLGAGTGTSSEPLADAGADVVPADFSEGMLAEGRRRRPDMPFTHADAMDLPFEDASFDVTTISFALRNVADPALALREMARVTRPGGRLVLCEFSSPTFAPFRTVYDTYLMKALPAIASRVSSNPESYHYLAESIADWPDRDGVRRMVEAAGWTGVEVRNLSGGVVALHTAHCPAGR from the coding sequence ATGACCCGCGCCAGCCTCGCGAAGGACCCCTCGCACGTCTCCTCGATGTTCGATGAGGTCGCACCCCGCTACGACTGCACCAACGACGTCCTGTCGATGGGGCAGGCCCGCCTCTGGCGGCGAGCCGTCACCCGCACCATCGCCCCGCGTCCGGGAATGCGCATCCTGGACCTTGGCGCCGGCACCGGCACCTCCAGCGAGCCGCTGGCCGATGCGGGTGCCGATGTCGTGCCTGCCGACTTCTCCGAGGGCATGCTCGCCGAGGGCCGACGCCGCCGCCCGGACATGCCGTTCACCCACGCCGACGCGATGGACCTGCCCTTCGAGGACGCATCGTTCGACGTCACCACCATCAGCTTCGCGCTGCGCAACGTGGCCGACCCGGCCCTGGCGCTGCGTGAGATGGCACGCGTCACCCGCCCGGGCGGCCGGTTGGTGCTGTGCGAGTTCTCCAGCCCGACCTTCGCACCCTTCCGGACGGTGTACGACACCTACCTGATGAAGGCCCTGCCGGCGATCGCCAGCCGCGTGTCCTCCAACCCGGAGAGCTACCACTACCTCGCCGAGTCGATCGCGGACTGGCCGGACCGGGACGGGGTCCGCCGCATGGTGGAGGCTGCCGGGTGGACGGGCGTGGAGGTGCGTAACCTCTCCGGTGGCGTGGTCGCCCTGCACACGGCCCACTGCCCCGCGGGACGCTGA